AGTGACTACTATTTTTGAGATGCAGAAGTGAAAGAATGAAACTTCTGCGATACCCGTAGTCAGATGAGTGCTACTCTCTCTTTATTCTTTGACATGGAATTTAGCTGATATTTAAAAGAAATAGAGATAACTTAACTTGACTAATAATCGCTAATGCAAAGGTACTTTGTCAAAACCTAGCGATGTGCTAGATAATTGAGCTTGGTTAGATAAATTATAGTTTATTTAACTTTATTTTTAGTTAGCTCCATATAACAAACTGTACATACTCCATTATAGTGATTTCCTACTGAAATTCCATCACTATCAGCCTCAACATCTCCTATCATCACATTCATTGTAGCCTTTCTTTTTCCACAATGTCCACATACAGTTTTTATCTCATTTAAAGTTGTCATATATGGAAGCATATAGGCAACTGTTGGAAATAACTCCCCTCTAAAGTTACTCATCAATCCATATAAAAAGATATTAATATCAAAATCTATCATTACTTGAACTAATTGATCACAATGATGTTTTGATAAAAATTGAAATTCATCAATTAAAAGTAGATCTAATTCATGATTTTTACAATATTCATAAAAATTAAATTCCTCATCTACAACAACTGCCTCTATTGTATATTCCATAGCTCTACTTGAAACTACATGTCCATCTCTATCATTTTTATAAGGTTGAAAAACCTCTACTTTTTTCCCTACACTTCTATTTCTATGAGCTGTTAAAAGTAGCTCAGAAGATTTTCTTGAACCTACAACACCATAATAAAAATTAATTTTTCCTGACACAAAAATGCCCTCCTTAATAAAATCTATTTTTCTATTATAACACTTTATAAAAATAAAGCTAATATAATAATCATATTTTTTTCTTTTTTTCTTTACTAAAATATATTATAATTAATACACTGTGAGGTGATAAGATGTTTTCGATAAAATATAAAATTAAACAAGAGGATATTAATTATGGAGGACATGTTGGAAATGAAAGAGCTCTACTTTTCTTCCAAATGGTTAGAATTAAATTTTTTGAATCACTTGGATTATCAGAACTTAATATAGGTGATAGAATAGGAGTAATTCAAAGAAATAGTTATGTTGAATATAATAAAGAGCTATTTTTAAATGATGAGATTACAATTAAGATAACTAAAATCGATTTGGAAAAAACTAAATTTAATTTTCATTATGAAATTTATAATCAAGAGGATAAACTAGCAATAAATGGATCTACTCTTCTACTTGCTTATAATTATGAAGAAAAAAAATTAAAAAAAGTTCCTGAAATATTTAGAGAAAAAGTTGAGGGATTGTTATGAATATTTTAATTAGTGGTTGTCTTTTAGGATTAAAGTGTAGATATGATGGTAAAGAAAAAAAGTTACCTGAAATTGAAAAACTTATAAAACTATATAATTTGATTCCTGTATGTCCTGAACAGCTTGGTGGGCTACCAACACCAAGAATTCCTGCTGAAAGAGTAAAAGATAGGGTTATAACTCAAGTTGGAGCAGATGTAACTGAAGAGTATCAATTAGGAGCTAAAGAGGCTTTAAAAATTGCTAAATTGTATAATTGTAAAAAAGCTATTTTAAAAGAAAAAAGCCCCTCTTGTGGTTGTGGAAAAATCTATGATGGAACTTTTTCTAGAAATCTAACTGATGGAAATGGTGTTACAGCTAATCTTTTAATAGATAATGGAATTGAAATTTTTGGTGAAAGTGAAATTGAAAAGTTTTTAAAATAAATTAAAGAGGCTATTGCATTTGTGCAATAGCCATTTTAAAACTTCTTTATTTTTCTATTTTTTCTTTTTAATAAACTATATAGCCACATTATAATACTACTTATCCAAAGAGATATCAATATTAAAATTGTAGCCTCTCTGTCATTGCCACTTTCAACAGCTGAATATATAGCAGTTGGAATAGTTTGAGTTTTGTGAGGAATATTCCCTGCCACCATTAAAGTAGCTCCAAACTCTCCTAAAATTCTTCCCATTCCCAATATGATCCCAGCTATTATCCCATTTTTTGCCATTGGAAAAACAATATATCTAAACATCTGAAAATTATTTGTTCCCATTAATATAGCCTCCTCTATATACTCCTTTTCAATAGAGACAATAGCTAAATTTATACTTTGATACACTATTGGAAGAGCAACAACAACCCCTGATATTATAGCTCCATAGATTGAAAATGTAACCCTTATATTACAGATTTCAAAGAGAAATTTTCCAATTACCCCTTGAACACCAAAAACCAAAAGGAGAAAATATCCTGTTACTGATGGTGGTAAAAATAGAGGTAATGTGATAAAAAACTCTAAAACCACCTTTAATTTCTGAGGAAGATAGCTTTTTATATAAAGAAGTAAAGTTGCTAAAAATATAGTTATAATAATTCCTATTATTACAACAAATAGAGAGTTTTTTATTGCAAAATACATACTACATCACAACAAAACCATATTTTTTAAATACTTCTTTATTCTCTCTTAAAAATTCAAATAATTTTTTTACATCATCTGAATTATTTAATATAGCTACTGAATATATCACTTTATCATATGAATTTTCTGGAAACTCCTCTACAACTATTGGATTTTTCATTCTATTTCTATCTGAATTATAGATTACTCCAAAATCAGCCTCTCCTATTTCAACATATTGAACTACAGCACTTACATCTTTAGCATAGACAAGTTTCTCTCTATTTAGCTTATCTAAAATTTCAAGATTTTTTAAAGCTGTCAATGTATAGTTTCCAACTGGAGCTGTATCAGGATTTCCTATTACCAAATAAATATCACTATTTAATCCTTCAATTGAATTTATATTACTTTTACTATATGGACTTTTTACTAAAATCAATGAGTTAGATAGAAAATCATAGGTATTTTCTTTTTTCGCCATATCTTTATCCACTAATATTTTTACATTTTTTTGATCTGCTGAAATAAAAAGATCTACTGGCACTCCATTTTCAATCTGTGTTCTTAAAGTTCCTGATCCTCCTAAATTTAAAAGAACTTTATCTCCACTTAATTTCTCATATTCAGGAAGTATCTCCTCTAAACAATTTTTTAAACTAGCTGCTGCACTTACAACAATCTCTTTTGAGAAAGCTGAAACAGATAATAGTAAGGCTAAAATTAAAATTGTTAATTTTTTCATAATTCCCCCTAATATTTATCTTATAACATCAAGTTATAGAAAAATTAACTTATTTTCCAAATGAGCAATGTGGAAAGTGACAAACTTCACAATTTAAACACAAGCCTCCATGCCCATATTTAGCAATCTCTTTAAATGTCAATTTTTCCTCTGCTAACACTCTTGGTAAAACTAAATCAAATACAGTTTTTCTAGCATACATCACACAACCTGGTAGCCCTAAAATTGTTTTATTATCTTTGTATGCCACTAAAAGCATAGCCCCAGGAAGTACAGGTGAACCATAAGTTACAAGCTCCCCTCCAACCTCTTTAATTGAAGTTGGTGTCATATCATCTGGGTCCACTGACATTCCTCCAGTACATATTATAAGTTCAGCCTCACTATTTAAAGCTTTCTCTATCTCCGATTTTATCATCTCTTTATCATCTGGACAAAACACATGTAAAATTACTTCACAATTATACTCTCCAACCTTTGACTTTATAACAGGACCAAACTTATCTTGTATTCTTCCATAGAACACTTCATTTCCAGTTGTAATAACAGCTGTTTTCTTAGGATAGACCTTTTTAATTGAGATTATATTTTTCTTACAAATCTCCTCTAATTTCTCAATCTTTTTTTCATCTATAACAAGAGGAATAATTCTTGTTCCTGCTATCTTTTCTCCCTTTTTTACAGGAGTATTATTGTGAATTGTAGATATTATTATCTCACCTATTGAGTTAGCCTTTAATAACTCATCTACATCAATAGAAACTATCCCATCTTCAGCAGCAAAAAAATCTATTTTTCCCTCTTTTATCTCACCAAAAGTTAACCCCTCTCCAGCAACATGATCTTTTATCCTAATAGCCGCCTCATTTTCATGTAAAGTTCCTTCAGATTTTTCCCATACATATAGATGATCTTTTCCTAGTTTCAATAATTCAGGAATATCCTCTTCTCTGATTATATGTCCCTTTTTAAAGGCAACCCCTTTAAACTCTCCAGGAACAATCTTTGTTATATCGTGACATAACACATGCCCAACTGCATTTTTTGTATCTATAATTTTCATTGCCTCATCTCCTACTTTTCTAAAATAGTGACTTTATCTCCTTCACTGATAACTCCACCCTTTAGTACCTTTGCAAAAATTCCCTCTTTTGGCATTATGCACTCTCCAACTCTATGGAAAATCTCACAATGTGAGTGACACTCTTTACCAATTTGAGTTACTTCTAAAAGAACTCCATTAATATCAATCTTCGTTCCTACTGGTAGATTTCTTAAATCTATTCCTGAAACAATTATATTTTCTCCAAAAGCTCCCTTTTCTACAAAGCCACCTCTTGTTTTAAAATCCTCTATCTTCTCATGAGATAATAAACTTACTTGTCTATGCCAATTTCCCCCATGAGCATCGTTTTTAAGTCCAAATCCCGCTATCACTTCACAACTGTGAATATTTATCTTTTCAGTTCCCTTTTTTTCACTTATACAAACAGCTATAACTTCTCCTGTCACCTGCTTTTATCCTCCTATTGCATTCATATTTTTTAACTCTTCATCTTTATTATCTTTACCAAAAAGATGTCTTTCAGGTTTTTTAAAAATCTCCTGCTCTAAAATTTCCTTTATCTCTTCTTTTTCAACATTTTTATCTAAATACTCTTTGATATTTGTATTTCCCTTACTATTTAAACATCTTTTAATTACCCCATCTGAAGTCAATCTAATCTTGTTGCATGTCTCACAAAAACAACTATTAATAGGACTTATAAATCCTATATTTCCCTTGCTATTCTTTAATTTATAGTAAGTTGAAACTCCTTTTATCTCTTTATAATTTCTATCAAATTCAAAAATTTTTTCTAATCTATCATATATGTCATTATTACTTATTCCAGTAAATTTCTTTCCTTGTCCAATAGGCATAAGTTCAATAAATCTTACATCTAATTGGCTATTCAATGTTAATTTTGCAAGTTCTTCAATAGCATTTTCATTTATATCTTTCATAATAACACTATTGATTTTTACTTCAAGATTTAAATTTAAAGCTTTCTCTATTCCTTGCAAAACTCTTTCTAAATCTCCACCTCTTGTTATATAATTAAACTGCTCTCTATCTAAAGTATCTAAGCTTATATTAACACCTTTTAAACCTGCTTTTTTTAATTTTTCTATCTTTTCAGACAATAAGATTCCATTTGTTGTAATATATATCTTTTCTATCCCTCTGTCTTTGATTCCTTGTATAATTTCAACTATATCTTGACGTAAAAGAGGCTCTCCACCTGTCAGCCTTATCTTTTTTATATTTAACTCCACAGCTACTTCAACAATATCAAAAATATTTTCTTTTGTTAAAGTTTCACCACAAACTTTAGGTGCAACTCCTTCAGGCATACAATATATACATCTTAAATTACAACTTTCAGTTAAAGATATTCTAAGATAGTCTATCTCTCTTCCCAAGCTGTCTTTCATATTTACTCTCCTAATTAAAACTAATTTTTATTTTATTCATTCGTTTTATTATATCACAATTGCTAAAAAATATGTATCAATAAAATAGAAAACTATTTCTATTTTATTTTTATACTCTATTTTGCTAAATGTTATATATTGAACTTTAAAAGGAAATATTGTATAATTCAAGAAATAGGAACTATTGATTTAGTTTTAAATAATTAGGAGGTAAAAATGAAAAAAGTTATTCACACTGACAAAGCACCTGCTGCTTTAGGACCATATTCACAAGCTATTGAAGTAAATGGAGTTCTTTATGTATCTGGACAAATCCCTTTTGTTCCTGAAACTATGACTCTTGTTTCTGATTGTGTTAAAGCTCAAACTAGACAATCTCTTGAAAATGTAAAAGCTATTCTTGAAGAAGCTGGATACTCAATGAAAGATGTAGTTAAAGCTGGAGTTTTCATTAAAAATATGGATGATTTTGCAGCTATTAATGAAGTTTATGCTGAATATCTAGGAGATGTAAAACCTGCTAGAGCTTGTGTTGAAGTTGCTAGACTTCCTAAAGATGTTAAAGTTGAAATAGAAGTTGTTGCTGTTAAATAATATTAGTATAAAAAACTCCCTCTGATTACTTTCGTAACCAAAGGGAGTTTTTTATTTAAAGGATTTTGATCGACTAATTAAAGTTCTACTACTGTTATTTTTTCTAAAATATCTTTTAAAATATCAAGATCAATATTTCCAGTACTATCAAGCATAGCATTTGTTGTTCCACAAGCTACTGCTAATCTGAAACACTCTTTTAATTCCATCTCTTTAGATAGTCCAAATGCCATTCCAGCTATTGTTGAGTCTCCAGAACCAACTGTATTTTTTATCTCTACTTTTGGGAAAGTTCCTTTGTAAACTACTTTATCAGTTACTAAAATAGCTCCATCTCCACCAAGAGTAACCATTACAACTTGAATTCCAGTTTTTACTAACTCTTTAGCCGCTTCTACTACTTCAGAAAGGTTGTTAAATTTCTTTCCAGTAATATCTTCTAACTCTTCTTGATTTGGTTTTATTAAGAATGGTTTTGCTTCCATTCCTTTTACTAAAGATTCTCCACTTGTATCAAGGATAAATTTAATTCCTCTTTTGTGAGCTTCTTCAATTAAAGGATTATAAGCATCTTTACCTATTCCTTTTAAAAGGCTTCCAGATCCACATACAATTTCTATTTTTTCATTTTCTAATATATTTACATATTTTTCCATGAATTTTTCGAAATCTTCTGTAGTTCCTTCTGCTGATTCAAGAAATTCTGTAATTCCTTTTATATCTTTATCTATAACTGCTATACAAGTTCTTGTTTCGTAACTTGTTTCTAAGAAATCATTTTTTATATTTCCAGCATTTAATTTTGAAAGAAATAGTTTTCCAGTAAATCCTCCAACTATTCCTGTTGCTGTAACATCTCCACCAAGTTGATTTATAACCCTACTTACGTTTATTCCTTTTCCACCTGCAGTTTTTTCAATATGTTTAGTTCTGTTTACTTCACCAATTCTCATGTTTTCAACATTATATCTAACATCAATTGCAGGGTTTAAAGTAACAGTTAGTATTTTTTTCATAACTATGCTCTTCCGTTACTTCCACACATTAATATTTTTTCAATTGCTACTTTTTTCATTGCTTCTTTAGCAGGTCCAAAATATTTTCTAGGGTCACTTTCATTTGGTTTATTTACTAATACTTCTCTTAGTGTTTCAGCAAATGGCATTTTTAATTCTGTTGCGATATTTACTTTTGTAATTCCTAATTCGATTGCTTTTTTAACTTGTTCAGCTGGTACTCCAGATGCTCCGTGTAATACTAATGGCACATCTACAACTGCTCTGATTTCAGCAAGTCTATCAAAGTCTAATTTTGGTTCTTCTTTGTAAACTCCGTGAGCTGTTCCAATTGCAACTGCTAGAGAGTCTATTCCAGTTCTTTCTACATATTCTTTAGCTTGAGCTGGGTTAGTATATTTACTATCTTTTTCATCTCTTACTAAGTCGTCTTCTTGTCCTCCAAGAATTCCTAATTCTCCTTCAACAGTTACATCGTATCTGTGAGCATAATCAACAACTTTTTTAACCATTGCGATATTTTCTTCAAAATCTAAGTGAGAAGCATCGATCATTGCTGATTTAGTTCCAATTTGAATAGCGTTGATGATTTCATCATAGCTTTCATGGTGGTCTAAGTGCATTGCTACTGGTATATCATATTTTTCAGAACAGATTTCTACCATTTTAATGAAGAATTCTGGTCCTGCATATTTCATTGTTCCAGGTGTAGCTGCAACTATGATAGGTGATCTTAATTCAGCAGCAGCTTCTACTACTGTTTGAATTGTTTCCATATTATGAACGTTAAATGCTGGTACTGCATATTTTCCTTTTTGAGCATCTAATAGTAATTGTCTTGTTGATACTAACATCTATTTTCCTCCTAAAATTTTAAATTATTTATTTTCTATTATTTGTTGTATTCGTGAATAATTACACCTTTAACTACTCTGTTAACTTCTCCTGTAGGACATGGATTATCTGGGTTAATTCCTAATTTAGCTGATTTGATTAGAGAAATTAATTGTCCATAAACTAGGTAAGAAAGACTTGCAAATATATCTTCCATTTCTCCTAATTTAGCATCTTCATAAGAGAAGTAGTAGTTTGAGTTAGCTTTTACTTCTTCATCATATACTGTATCTAGTACGATTATTTGTTTTTTTCCACCTTCATTTTTGAACTCTTTTAATAGATCAAGTTCATAAATTCTTGTGTATGGGTTGTTTGACATTAAACATACGATAGCTGTTTTGTCATTAACTATTGATTTAGGTCCATGTCTGAATCCTAGGAAAGTGTTGAAGAATGAAGCAAGTTTTCCTCCAGTAAGTTCAAGAACTTTAAGAGCGATTTCTTCAGCTAGTCCTTTGCTTGTTCCATCTCCTAAGTATACTATTCTTTCGATATCTAAATCTGCTACTATTTCAGCATTAGCAACTATTTTATCAAGATTTCTTTCAACTAGAGAAGCTACATATTCTACTTTTTCTCCTAATACATCTAGGTCTTTTCTTAATAGAACTAAAACTCCAGCTACTACCATTGAAGAGAAGCTTCCTGTCATAGCAAATCCTTTATCGTTTGTTCTTTCTGGCATTAATAGAAGATATTTATTTTCTCCTGTTTCAGATATTTTAGCTAGTTTTCCATCTTTGTTACAAGTGATAAAGATGTGGTGAATATTTTTTACTAATTTATCTGCTAATTCTACTGCTGCAACACTTTCAGGAGAGTTTCCTGATCTTGCACATGATACTAATATAATATCTGCATCAGCATCTAAGTATTGTTCTGGCATAGAAACGATATCAGTTGTAGGTACTGATAAAACTTCGATATCTATTCTGCTGTTGATGTATGAACAAATTGTATTTCCAACAAATTCAGATGATCCTGCCCCTGTAAATATTACTTTTACTTTATTTCCTTTTACACCTTCAATAAATTTTCCTAAAGCTTCAATATTTTCTTTTACTATTGATACTTCTTCTTTCCAAATTCCTGGTTGTTGAGCTATCTCTTTCCAAGTTACACAATCTTTAAAATTCATCTGCACTCTCTCCTTTTTAAAAATTATTTATTTTCATTCATTACAAGAGCTGCTGCTCCTTTAATTCCAGCTTCTTCATTTAGTTCACCAAAGGCAAACTTTAAGTTTTCCATTGTCATTCCTAAAGCATATTTAGCAAGATTTTTCTTAACTCCATCTAAAAGAATTTCTCCAGCTCTTGCTACTCCTCCTGAGAATATTATGATTTCTGGGTTTAAAATATTTAATAACATTCCAATTCCTTCAGCCATATATTCACAGAACCAATCAACTATATCCATACAGAATTTATCTCCAGCTTTAGCTAAGTCAAATATATCTCTAGCTTCTAAACTGTCAATGCTTCCATTTATTCTTCTATAAAGAGCATTGTCTTTATTTTCTGCTAATCTTCTTTTTCCTTCTCTAATTATACCAGTTGCTGAACAGTAAGTTTCTAAACATCCAGTTAATCCACAACCACATTTGTATCCTTGTTTGTTTACAACTACATGTCCAAATTCTCCTGCTGCTCCATCTGCTCCCTCAACAATAGCTCCATTGATTATGATTCCAGCAGCTATTCCAGTTCCTATTGGAATAGTTATACTATTTTTATAACCTCTTCCAGCACCAAATAAAGTTTCTCCTAATGCTATTAACTTAACATCATTTCCAACTTTAACTGGTTTTCCTGAAATTTTTTCCATTAATTCTTTAGCTGGAAAATTATCTCCCCAAGAAAAATTTGCAGCTATTTTTACAACAGAATTGTTTAATACAGGTCCAGGAATTCCCATTCCTATAGATTTGATATCATCTTTAGTTATTCCTAATTCTGTTATCAAACTATTGATTGCTGTCCATATTCTTCCAAATGTATCCTCTGCTCCTTTTTTTGAATCAGTTTTGATACTTTTTTTAATTAGTATCTCTCCTAACTCATTCAATATTCCCATTTCAACATTTGTTCCACCAATGTCTACTCCTACAAAATATGACATAAGTCCTCCTTTAAAAAACTCGAATCATTAATTAATTGTTATATCGTCCGTACCAATTTTCTTTTAAAAAAAATCAGACTTTTATATTTAAGTCCTTTTTTACTCTTCAAGTTCTACTTCAAATTCAAATCTATCTCCACGTACCAAACTTATTGTGTATTCTATAATCTCCATTCCACTGTATGTCCATCTTTGCAATTTTATTAAAGGACTGTTTCTATTTACTTGTAAAATGCTAGCTACACTTTCATCTGCTTTTAAAACAGAAAAACGTTCGAATACTTTATTAAAGTTTATCTTATACCTACTTTGAATGATATCATATAATGGACTAATAAGCAATTCTTTTTTTGAAAGATTTGGCATTTTTTTTACTGGCATATATGTTCGCTCATACATAATTATCTCTCTGTCTGCTATTCTTAGCCTTTCAAGCTCAAAAATTTCATCTGAACTATTGAGATTTAACTCTTTTGCTACTTTTTCATCCCCGACTATTTTTTTTAAGGATAAAATTTTAGATTCAGGGATTTTGCCAAGTTTTTTCATCTCTTCAGTAAAACTATAAACTTTTAGTAACTTTTGTTGTATCACTTTTGATGAAACAAAAGTTCCACATCCCTGAATCTTATAAACATATCCTTTTTCTTCGAGATAAGCAAGAGCCTGTCTCACAGTGGCTCTGCTTAACTCATATTTCTTTGCATATTCTCTCTCAGTAAGTAATTTATCATTCTCTTTTAGATTTTTACTTTCTATTTCACTTAAAATAATTTCAGCTAATTGGTAATAAAGTGGACTTTTGGAATTTTTTAATACCATTATGTCCTCCATAATATTTATTCATATTATAGATAATATCATAACCTTATACTTTTTAGCAACTTTTAAATTTCATTAATTATTCTATATAGCCAGTTAGCTAGAGGATCTTTTATTTTTACCATTTCATTATATAACTCTTCTAGCATCTCTTTTTTAATATCTGCATATTCTGGATTATAGAATAGGTTGTTTATTTCTCCTTTATCATTTTTAATATCATATAGCTCTCCAACATCTGTTGCATTGAAAACTATTTTATAGTCATCTCTTCTCCACATTCTTTGTTCAAAGAATACAAAGTGTCCAGCTAGTTGTCCTAATACTCCTTTTCTATCATTATTTTTATGTTCTCTTAGGATAGGTAACATACTTTCTCCATCAAAGAATGAAGGGATCTCTTTTCCAGCAACATCATAACAAGTTGATGTTAAGTCATGAAGGTAAACAAAATTATTGTCCTCTTCTCCCTTTCTATCTGAGCAAGGATCTTTTACTATCATAGGGATTCTATATGTTGTATCAAACATAAATTCCCCTTTTTCTATTAATTTATGAGCTCCCATAGCATCTCCATGGTCTGCTGTTATAGCCATAAATAGTTGTTCATATAGTCCTTCTTCTTTTAGGAATTTTACAAATTCTCCAATAGCATCATCTATAAGAGTTATGTATCCCCAGAATTTACAGATAATTTCTTTCCATTTTTCTTCTGGTGCTTCCCAAACTCCCCACATTTTAGCTATATCTTTATAGTGAAGTGGTTTTCCATTCATTGGATTATAGAAACTTTCATCAAGATTTACATCTTCTGGTTTATACATTGAATAGTATGGTTCAGGTATTACACAAGGAGTGTGTGGTCCCCAGAAGTTCATCCATATAAAGAATGGTTTATTTTCTTTTTTAGCTTCTAAAACAGCTTTTTTAGCTTCATCTACTACGAAGAATGGAAGAGTAGCTTCTCTAGTTCCACTTAAACGTCCACATAGTTCTTGTACTCTTAGGTGTGGATTTTCTCCAAAGTAACTATTTGTAACTTCTGGAATTTCAAAGTTATTTTCTTTTAGCCATTCTACATATCTAGGTTCTTGTTTTGGTCCTTGATCGAATACCATATTTTTGTAAACTCTACTTCCTGGATATCCATATCCATCAAAGTTATGTCCTCTAAATCCAAAATCTCTAGGAAGAACTGTTTTTCCAACATGCCATTTTCCTATAAGGTAATTTGCATAATCTCCCATTCCTGAAATTATATTAGGATTATCTAATTTAGGATCTCCCTCTCCACCTTTTTCACTATTTCTCATAAGTTCGTGGTTACTTGGCATTTGCCCTGTGAAAAGAGATGTTCTTGCTGGTCCACAAACTGAAGCAGGTGTGAAAGCATTATTAAATCTTACTCCGTCTGCTGCAATTGCATCCATGTTAGGAGTTTTAACAATTTTATGTCCATAAGTTCCTAACATATCAAGTCTAACTTGATCTAATAATATATAAACTATATTATTATTCATTTTTCTTTCCTCCTCATATTTCCCTTAAAAAATTATTTTATTTATTTTGTTGCCTCTACCTTAATAGCTGCATTATCATCTTTCTTTTTAGTAAAACTAATAACTCCTATAATTACTACTGTTAATACAGCAAATATCATAGTGATTTTTCCTAATCCATTTCCTCCTGCAAGTCCCCATGGAGAAAGTATTGCATATAGGTAGCATAATCCAATAATTAGTAGTGCTGATACTTCTCTTGCATATTTCCAACTTGTTAAATCTACATTTGATTTATTACTATTTGATGGAACATATGGAGTTTCTCTTTTAAATATACTTCCTAAGATAAACATTACTACTATATCAAATACAAATAAGCTTCCCATTACATGTACAAAGTTTATTTTTACTTTGAATATCCATACTAATGAATAGTAAAGAATAACATGTAGTAATACTGTTGCTCTAGCTGCTTTTCCTGAAATAGTTCTATTTAAGAATCCTACTGCTACAAGTGCAACTATTGGAATATTAAAGAATCCTGCGAATCTTTTTAATAGTAGGAATAATCCTCCTGTTCCATATTGTAGTAATGGAGCTATAATCATAGAGATAATTGCAATAATTGTTCCAGCTATTTTAGCTACTTTTATTAGATCTTCATCAGAGATATTTTTCTTTAACATAGGTCTATAAATATCATAACAGAATAGTGTTGCAGCACTGTTTATAAATGAGTTAAATGTACTTAAAATAGCTCCAAATAAACAAGCTGTAAAGAATCCTAATAATGGTTTAGGTAATACTTTTGATACTAATGTTGGGTAAGCTAAGTCAATATTTTTTAGTGAATCTCCAAAAATATGGAATGAAACTAATCCAGGAATATTTAACATTACTGGTAAGAATAATAGGAATATTGCTGCATATAAAATTCCTTTTTGTCCTTCAGCTAAGCTTTTTGCTGCTAATGATCTTTGAATAATTGCTTGGTTTGTTGTCCAGTAGAAGAAGTTAACTATTAAGATTCCTGTAAATATTGTTGTCCAAGGTACAGGATCTGCTGCTGCTCCCCAAGCTGTTAATTTTTCAATATGAGTTGTAGTTACTATTTCAACTCCTTTAGCCATGCTTCCATCACCTAAGTATTTTAAAGCAAAGAAAGGAATCATAGCTCCT
This portion of the uncultured Fusobacterium sp. genome encodes:
- a CDS encoding solute:sodium symporter family transporter; this encodes MTFITFVLITALIAFVSWLKTKGEDGSAKGYFLAGRGLTATVIGFSMVLTSLSTEQLVGVNASSYASNFSIIAWTVQSVVPLCVLALYLLPKYLKGGFTTIPEFFEERYDRQTRQIMSLLFLVAYTFVMIPGALYSGAIAFTQIFDVEAMFGVSFNTALWGVVWLIGIIGGIYAVFGGLKAVAVSDTLNGFALIIGGAMIPFFALKYLGDGSMAKGVEIVTTTHIEKLTAWGAAADPVPWTTIFTGILIVNFFYWTTNQAIIQRSLAAKSLAEGQKGILYAAIFLLFLPVMLNIPGLVSFHIFGDSLKNIDLAYPTLVSKVLPKPLLGFFTACLFGAILSTFNSFINSAATLFCYDIYRPMLKKNISDEDLIKVAKIAGTIIAIISMIIAPLLQYGTGGLFLLLKRFAGFFNIPIVALVAVGFLNRTISGKAARATVLLHVILYYSLVWIFKVKINFVHVMGSLFVFDIVVMFILGSIFKRETPYVPSNSNKSNVDLTSWKYAREVSALLIIGLCYLYAILSPWGLAGGNGLGKITMIFAVLTVVIIGVISFTKKKDDNAAIKVEATK